A stretch of the Planktothricoides raciborskii GIHE-MW2 genome encodes the following:
- a CDS encoding phospholipase D-like domain-containing protein, which produces MISRIYRRIFWTAFLTVTVTGCQRCQAPISQPKPLSQLKTAPLPQDPFVQVYFNQHQGAEYQEPFRPQQRFGDDLEQVMVEAIAAANSTVEVAVQELRLPKIAAALVERHQAGVQVRVILENNYSRPFSDFTPGEVQALDERSRQRYEEFRQLVDRNGDGKLSPDEIAQGDALVILRQGGVAAIDDTADGSKGSGLMHHKFVVVDGSTVIVTSANFTTSDIHGDFQSPSSRGNPNNLLKINSPELATRFQEEFNLMWGDGPGGKTDSRFGVKKPPRQIDPLQVGNNQITLQFSPSGAKVPWAESANGLIGQTLATAATSVDLALFVFAEQRLVDLLETRYRQGVMVRSLIDASFAYRDYSEGLDMLGVALPDQKCRYPIDNQPWQNPITTVGIPQLPPGDLLHHKFAVIDGETIIAGSHNWSASANYNNDETLLVITNPTVAAHFVREFDRLYEGATLGISPSLQEKIDEAAKDCPAPVSRNQAEDTGLSTGLSSSAKVNVNTATQEELETLPGVGPVLAQRIIAARNNQQFSSLADLDRVPGVGPKMLENLRDRVTF; this is translated from the coding sequence GTGATCTCACGGATTTATCGGCGTATTTTCTGGACTGCCTTTCTGACAGTCACCGTCACAGGTTGTCAACGGTGTCAGGCACCAATTAGCCAGCCAAAGCCCCTTAGCCAGCTAAAGACTGCCCCACTGCCCCAAGACCCCTTTGTCCAGGTCTATTTTAATCAGCATCAAGGGGCTGAGTATCAGGAACCCTTCAGACCCCAGCAGCGTTTTGGGGATGATTTGGAACAAGTGATGGTGGAGGCGATCGCCGCTGCCAATTCCACCGTCGAGGTAGCAGTGCAAGAGTTACGCTTGCCGAAAATTGCCGCTGCTTTGGTGGAACGTCATCAAGCGGGGGTGCAGGTGCGGGTGATTTTGGAAAATAACTATAGTCGTCCTTTTAGTGATTTTACCCCTGGAGAGGTGCAAGCCCTGGATGAGCGATCGCGCCAACGTTATGAAGAATTTCGCCAGTTAGTAGATCGGAATGGGGACGGAAAACTTAGCCCCGATGAAATTGCCCAAGGAGATGCCCTGGTCATTTTGCGGCAAGGGGGAGTTGCGGCGATCGATGACACCGCTGATGGGAGTAAGGGCAGTGGTTTAATGCATCATAAATTTGTGGTGGTGGATGGATCGACGGTAATTGTCACTTCCGCAAATTTCACCACCAGTGATATTCACGGGGATTTTCAGTCTCCGAGTAGTCGCGGTAATCCGAATAATTTATTGAAAATCAACAGTCCTGAACTCGCTACCAGGTTTCAGGAAGAGTTTAATCTGATGTGGGGTGATGGTCCGGGAGGTAAAACCGATAGTCGGTTTGGGGTGAAAAAACCGCCGCGTCAGATCGATCCTTTGCAGGTGGGCAATAATCAGATTACGTTGCAATTTTCCCCCTCTGGGGCAAAAGTTCCTTGGGCCGAAAGTGCCAATGGTTTGATTGGCCAAACTTTGGCTACCGCAGCCACTTCCGTCGATCTAGCCTTGTTTGTTTTTGCGGAACAAAGGCTGGTGGATCTGCTGGAAACGCGCTATAGACAAGGGGTGATGGTGCGATCGCTCATCGATGCGAGTTTTGCCTATCGTGACTACAGCGAAGGTCTGGATATGTTAGGGGTAGCCTTGCCGGATCAAAAGTGTCGCTATCCCATCGATAACCAGCCCTGGCAAAATCCCATTACCACGGTAGGCATTCCCCAACTGCCACCGGGAGATTTATTGCATCACAAATTTGCCGTTATCGACGGTGAAACCATCATTGCTGGTTCTCATAATTGGTCAGCTAGTGCCAACTATAATAATGATGAAACTCTCTTAGTTATTACTAATCCCACGGTGGCGGCGCATTTTGTCCGAGAATTCGATCGCCTCTACGAAGGGGCAACCCTGGGAATTTCACCGAGTCTTCAGGAAAAAATTGACGAAGCAGCAAAAGATTGTCCCGCCCCGGTTTCACGGAATCAAGCGGAAGATACCGGGTTATCAACCGGGTTATCAAGCAGTGCAAAAGTGAATGTAAATACGGCTACCCAGGAAGAATTAGAGACTTTACCAGGGGTCGGCCCAGTGTTAGCCCAACGAATTATTGCTGCGAGAAATAATCAACAGTTTAGTTCTTTGGCGGATTTGGATCGAGTGCCGGGAGTTGGGCCAAAGATGTTGGAAAATTTGCGCGATCGCGTCACATTTTAA